Genomic segment of Kibdelosporangium phytohabitans:
CGCGGGCACGCACCATCGCCCACGCCCACGAGGTCCAGGCCTTGCTGGACAGCGGCATCGGGCAGGGCCTGGACATCGGCTCGGTCGTGCTCATCGGTACCGACGGGTACGGCAACGAGCCGCGTTACCCGGACGAACCGGCCAGGCACAAGCTGCTCGACCTGGCCGGAGATCTCTACCTCGCCGGCATTCCCGCGCGTTGCCTTGACGTGACAGCACATCGCAGCGGGCACACGGCCGGTGTCCGGATGGCCGCACTGCTCGCATCCAGCCGCTGTCCTTAGCAAGCCTGGTCGGGTTTCTGCCTGCCGCTCCCGAACCGGGAGATGGTCGACTGCGAGACGTACACCTGCCTGGCCAGGTCGCTTTGGCTGATGTCGCGGCGCTGGCGGAACTCGCGCAAGAGCCGGCCGAACGACATGGGGGGGGACTCCTTCAGGGGAGTGGGAACTGACATCGACACTACCGGCGAAAGCCGCGGGCAACCACCGATGTGTCGCGCGGAACTCCTTGTTCTGCGCGGAAGCCGCGCGGAGTCCACGATGTACCGGAGCACGCCGCGAGACAGATTGGGGACAACCGTGGGACACCCGCCACGCCGGACCGCCGAGGAACTGGACGCCGCCGACCCGCTGGCGTGGGCGCGTGACCGGTTCGTCGTCACAGACCCGGACCTGGTCTACCTCGACGGCAACTCGCTCGGCCGGTTGCCCGCGGCCACACCGGATTTCGTCGACGCGGTGGTGCGCAACCAGTGGGGCACAGGACTTGTCCGGACATGGCACACCTGGATCGACTGGGCGGCAAGCCTCGGCGACCGGCTCGCCGAACACGTCCTCGGCGCACGCCCGGGCGAAGTCGTGCTCTCCGACTCGACGTCGGTGAACCTGTACAAGCTGGCCGCTGCCGTGCTCGCAGCCACACCGGACCGGCGCACGATCGTAGTCGACGCCGGGGACTTCCCGACCGACCGCTACATCGTGCAGGGACTCGCCGCCGAACGCGGCCTGACCGTACGAGCGCTGGCGTCCGATATCGACACAGGTCTCAGTCTGAACAGTGTGGCGGCCGCAGTGGACGACGACGTCGCGCTCGTCGTGCTGTCGCACGCGTCATACCGTTCGGGCGCACTGAACGACATGGCCGCCGTGAACTCGTTGGCCAGGAAGGCGGGCGCGGTCGTGCTGTGGGATCTCTCCCACACCGCGGGTGTACTTCCCGTTCATCTCAACGCCTCCGGCGCGGACCTGGCGATCGGGTGCACGTACAAATATCTCAACAGCGGGCCGGGGGCACCGGCGTTCCTGTACGCGCGTGCGGACCTCCACCCGGCGCTGCGGCAACCGATCTGGGGCTGGTTCGGCCAGCGCGACCAGTTCCGGATGGGGCCGGACTACGACCCCGCGGGCGGGATCGGCCGTTTCCTGGTCGGCACCCCACCCGTCCTGTCCCTGGCCGCGGTGGACCCGGCGTTGTCGGTGATCGAGGAAGCGGGGGTGGCGCGGATCCGGGACAAGAGCGTGCGGCTGGGGGAGTTCGTGCTCGACCTGGTGCCGCCGGGCATGCGGGTCGCCTCCCCGGTGGCGTCGGACCGGCGCGGCGGGCACGTGACCCTGGAGCACCCGGACGCCTGGCGGATCTGCCGCGCGCTCGCCGGAGCCGGAGTGATCTGCGACTACCGGGAACCTGACCGGCTGCGCGTCGGCCCCGCACCGCTGTACACGAGGTTCGTCGACGTCTGGGACGCGATGGACCGGCTGCGCGACCTGCTCGCGAGCCGATCCTACGAACAGCTGGACGACGCGCCCGGCCGGGTGACCTGACCATCCACACCGGACCCTGTCAGAGGTGGCCGCCGGATTGCCGCCTGTGCCGCGCGTTCACGCCGGGCGCCCGGCGTTGAGGAACTCTCGTGGTGGGGCGCCGACGAGCTGCTGGAACATCGTGCTGAACGCGCCGGGACTGGCGTAGCCGACATCGGCGGCGACCTCGGCGACGGGCCTGCCCGTCGACAGCAGCCGCACGGCATGCAGTACGCACGCCCGCCGCCGCCACTCGGCCAAGCCGGCACCGGTCTCATCGCGGAAGCGCCGCTGCGGGGTCCGTTCGCTGACGTGCAGCCGCTCGGCCCATGTTCCCGGCCGCACGTCGACACGGGGTGCGACGAGGCTCGGTGTACAAGCTCCGCATGCTCACGCCGCCCAGCTCCACGGCGTGCAGCGCGCCTGCGGGGATCAGCACGGCACAGTGTGGCGGAACCGTCCACGTCCCGTCGGACGTTTCGACCCGCATCGAACCGCTGACGCCGTAGAGCACCTGGGCCCGGCGATGTCGTTGCGGCGGTGCCAGATGGCCCGGTGGGTAGTCGGTGCCGATCGCCACGACATCCCGGTCGAGGGAGTCCACCCGGTCGATGTGGACATTGCGCACATCGGCGAGTGTAGCTGGCGGAAACTCGGAAGAACACGTCGTCTCTGCGGATGTCGGCCACGCCACCGCTGGGTAACGTCGAGGCACGTGATCATCACCCTGTTCGCGCTGGGCTGCCTCAGCGGGGTGACGACTGTCCTGTTCGGATTCGGCGGCGGGTTCGTGACCGTTCCGGTCGTGTACGCGGTGGCCGCGTCCGGCCCGGACGCGATGCACGTCGCTGTCGGCGCGGGCATCGGCGCACTCGCCGCCACCGAGGTCCCAGACGGATGGCTGCACCTTTTCGCGGTGTACCTGGGTGTCACGATCGTCGACAGTGTCGTGCGACGCGGGTTCGTGCGTGCCGGGGCCGTCCGTCCTCTCGGGCCGGTCACGACGACAGCCGGAGGCGTCGGGATCGGTGCGGTGGTGAGTTTCCTCGGGGTCGGCGGCAGCGTGATGACCGTGCCGTTGCTGCGCCGTCGTGGCCTGCCGCTGGCCGACACCGCGGTGATGGCGAACCCGCTGAGCCTGCCGGTGGCGGTCGTCGCCTTGCTGGTCTATCTCACTGTCCCCGGTACGACCGGTTTCGGCGCGGTCGATCCGCTG
This window contains:
- a CDS encoding AraC family ligand binding domain-containing protein; protein product: MPRRYPAVAWPTSAETTCSSEFPPATLADVRNVHIDRVDSLDRDVVAIGTDYPPGHLAPPQRHRRAQVLYGVSGSMRVETSDGTWTVPPHCAVLIPAGALHAVELGGVSMRSLYTEPRRTPCRRAAGNMGRAAARQRTDPAAALPR
- a CDS encoding helix-turn-helix domain-containing protein, with product MRPGTWAERLHVSERTPQRRFRDETGAGLAEWRRRACVLHAVRLLSTGRPVAEVAADVGYASPGAFSTMFQQLVGAPPREFLNAGRPA
- the kynU gene encoding kynureninase, whose translation is MGHPPRRTAEELDAADPLAWARDRFVVTDPDLVYLDGNSLGRLPAATPDFVDAVVRNQWGTGLVRTWHTWIDWAASLGDRLAEHVLGARPGEVVLSDSTSVNLYKLAAAVLAATPDRRTIVVDAGDFPTDRYIVQGLAAERGLTVRALASDIDTGLSLNSVAAAVDDDVALVVLSHASYRSGALNDMAAVNSLARKAGAVVLWDLSHTAGVLPVHLNASGADLAIGCTYKYLNSGPGAPAFLYARADLHPALRQPIWGWFGQRDQFRMGPDYDPAGGIGRFLVGTPPVLSLAAVDPALSVIEEAGVARIRDKSVRLGEFVLDLVPPGMRVASPVASDRRGGHVTLEHPDAWRICRALAGAGVICDYREPDRLRVGPAPLYTRFVDVWDAMDRLRDLLASRSYEQLDDAPGRVT
- a CDS encoding helix-turn-helix domain-containing protein, producing the protein MSFGRLLREFRQRRDISQSDLARQVYVSQSTISRFGSGRQKPDQAC
- a CDS encoding sulfite exporter TauE/SafE family protein — encoded protein: MIITLFALGCLSGVTTVLFGFGGGFVTVPVVYAVAASGPDAMHVAVGAGIGALAATEVPDGWLHLFAVYLGVTIVDSVVRRGFVRAGAVRPLGPVTTTAGGVGIGAVVSFLGVGGSVMTVPLLRRRGLPLADTAVMANPLSLPVAVVALLVYLTVPGTTGFGAVDPLAATALLAGSLPTVAAARRWLPPIPDRAHALAYIGLLIAALVAVLAGGL